The Maridesulfovibrio zosterae DSM 11974 genome contains a region encoding:
- the ilvN gene encoding acetolactate synthase small subunit has product MHNYVIELLVRNHAGVMSQITGLFSRRNFNLEGIICGPVGDGGESRMILTVADNSKLEQILLQLEKLYDVLQVHKVDDHPLTKVLEEL; this is encoded by the coding sequence ATGCATAACTATGTAATTGAACTTTTAGTTCGTAACCATGCCGGGGTAATGAGTCAGATAACAGGACTTTTTTCAAGAAGGAATTTTAATCTTGAGGGTATTATATGCGGCCCTGTAGGTGATGGAGGGGAAAGCAGGATGATTTTAACTGTTGCTGATAACAGTAAGCTTGAGCAAATATTACTCCAGCTTGAAAAACTTTACGACGTATTACAGGTACACAAGGTTGATGATCATCCATTAACAAAGGTTTTAGAAGAACTGTAA